In Desulfovibrio sp. 86, the following proteins share a genomic window:
- a CDS encoding 2-hydroxyacid dehydrogenase, with protein MTKPRVFVTRSVLPEALDLLRTRCQVDVGPAEGLSGKALIDAVSGVDAVIATLQHLDSDVMEALAPTCKIISSYGVGYDHIPVAEATRLGIWVTHNPDAVTTDTADLAWALMLGVARKLRDGDLTVRNDETPWGVTIHMGLRVSGKTLGIVGSGRIALAVAKRAQGFNMRLSYTGRHKNEAFEAATGAQYLSKEELLASSDFVSLHIPLTDETRHYISTPELSLMRPHAILINTARGPVVDEEALVIALKEGRIAGAGLDVFENEPHAHPALRTMNTVLMTPHRGVATIDSHVDMGESSARKIFDALEGRMPQDCLNPQARKPSVV; from the coding sequence ATGACAAAACCTCGCGTATTTGTAACCCGTAGTGTACTGCCTGAAGCTCTGGATCTGTTGCGCACACGTTGTCAGGTTGATGTGGGACCAGCTGAAGGATTGTCCGGAAAAGCCCTGATTGACGCCGTGAGCGGGGTGGACGCCGTTATCGCCACATTGCAGCATCTTGACTCTGACGTTATGGAAGCCCTTGCCCCCACGTGCAAAATCATTTCCAGCTATGGCGTCGGTTATGACCATATCCCGGTGGCGGAAGCCACGCGCCTTGGTATCTGGGTGACGCACAATCCTGACGCCGTCACAACCGATACGGCTGATCTCGCCTGGGCGCTGATGCTTGGCGTGGCCCGCAAGCTGCGTGATGGAGATTTGACGGTACGTAATGACGAGACCCCCTGGGGCGTCACCATTCATATGGGCCTGCGGGTGAGCGGCAAGACCCTGGGCATTGTGGGCAGCGGGCGCATAGCCCTTGCTGTGGCAAAGCGCGCGCAGGGTTTTAACATGCGCCTCAGCTATACGGGCCGCCATAAAAATGAAGCATTTGAAGCCGCCACCGGCGCGCAGTACCTGAGCAAGGAAGAACTGCTGGCCTCATCCGACTTTGTAAGCCTGCACATTCCCCTGACCGATGAAACGCGGCACTACATCAGTACGCCGGAACTGTCGCTCATGCGCCCCCACGCCATCCTGATCAATACCGCGCGCGGCCCTGTAGTGGATGAAGAAGCGCTGGTGATCGCCCTGAAAGAAGGCCGCATTGCCGGAGCCGGACTGGACGTTTTTGAGAATGAACCGCATGCGCATCCTGCCTTGCGGACCATGAATACTGTGCTCATGACCCCGCACCGGGGTGTCGCCACCATCGACTCGCATGTGGATATGGGCGAGTCCTCGGCGCGAAAAATATTTGACGCCCTGGAAGGCAGGATGCCGCAGGACTGCCTGAATCCCCAGGCGCGCAAACCCAGTGTGGTGTAG
- a CDS encoding amino acid ABC transporter ATP-binding protein, protein MIVLNNVSKWYGDFNVLRDCTTSIHKGEVVVVCGPSGSGKSTLIKTVNGLERVQSGQIFVNGTEVTSKRTNLAELRSRVGMVFQHFELFPHLNIIHNLVLAQEKVLKRNREEAREKALALLSRVGLDQHTEKYPSQLSGGQQQRVAIARALCMDPVAMLFDEPTSALDPEMINEVLDVMVELAYEGMTMMVVTHEMGFARKVAHRVLFMEEGLILEDTPKEQFFDSPQTQRAKEFLASIISH, encoded by the coding sequence ATGATTGTTTTGAACAACGTATCCAAGTGGTACGGTGATTTTAATGTGCTGCGCGACTGCACCACGAGCATCCACAAGGGCGAGGTGGTGGTTGTATGCGGGCCTTCCGGGTCGGGCAAATCAACGCTTATCAAGACCGTCAACGGCCTTGAACGCGTGCAGAGCGGCCAGATATTCGTCAACGGCACAGAAGTGACCAGCAAACGCACCAACCTTGCGGAGCTGCGCAGCCGCGTGGGCATGGTCTTTCAGCACTTTGAGCTTTTTCCTCATCTGAACATCATTCATAACCTTGTTCTCGCGCAGGAAAAAGTGCTTAAAAGAAATCGTGAAGAAGCCAGAGAAAAGGCTCTTGCCCTGCTGAGCCGGGTGGGTCTTGACCAGCATACGGAAAAGTACCCCTCGCAGCTTTCAGGCGGCCAGCAGCAGCGTGTGGCCATTGCCCGCGCCCTGTGCATGGACCCCGTGGCCATGCTTTTTGACGAACCCACCTCTGCCCTTGACCCGGAAATGATCAACGAAGTTCTGGATGTCATGGTGGAGCTTGCCTATGAGGGCATGACCATGATGGTGGTCACGCACGAAATGGGCTTTGCCCGCAAGGTTGCGCACAGGGTGCTCTTTATGGAAGAAGGCCTCATTCTTGAGGACACGCCCAAGGAGCAGTTCTTTGACAGCCCGCAGACCCAGCGCGCCAAAGAATTTCTGGCCAGCATCATCTCGCACTGA
- a CDS encoding sensor histidine kinase produces MSVTAPTPHRGYKAIYRRLLLTLLLMALTPLVALGLFCIDRLSVIYDEKISASIEAVASSKHRALDTFMVERVAQIKNLAFTHPYADLSNPARLSEIFSVMQNNSRSFVDVGVIGMDGRHVSYVGPYDLRDNNYSDTPWFREVLRKGVHVSDVFMGYRNEPHFIIAVLRHEGGRSYIVRATIDMDAVVALLRRVYSGPHSDAFLINAKGELQTDSRYHGKSMDTFDVALPDLTRKTVVTQYLKTPEGQEMLAAVMSLESMPWRLVVLDDVRDSLRPLRQLKALIIFFMVLGSGLVCMGADLCTRRLVASLEESDQKQAHIDARMLQSSKMAALGKMAAGVAHEVNNPLMLIQENAGWIRDLLEDENATSMKNYQEILESTEKIDQHVKRAKGITQRMLGFGRRMNPGRTEILINSLTDQAAEMLKTEATNRNISIIRDYDPQVPVILSDPAQLEQIFINIIDNAVDAIGKNGSLTIRTLAWKKGVRVLFTDTGPGMDQETMSRIFDPFFTTKKVGEGTGLGLAICYTILEKLGGRIEVQSQLGQGTTFSVTLPPEPPQLPAEDVSAV; encoded by the coding sequence ATGTCCGTAACCGCGCCCACACCACATCGTGGCTACAAGGCCATCTACCGCCGCCTGTTGCTTACCCTGCTGCTCATGGCGCTGACGCCGCTGGTGGCCCTGGGCCTTTTCTGCATAGACAGGCTGAGCGTCATCTATGACGAGAAGATCAGCGCAAGCATCGAGGCTGTGGCCAGCAGCAAGCACCGCGCGCTGGATACCTTTATGGTGGAACGCGTGGCCCAGATCAAAAATCTGGCCTTTACTCACCCGTATGCCGACCTGAGCAATCCCGCGCGCCTGAGTGAAATTTTCAGCGTCATGCAGAATAATAGCCGCTCCTTTGTGGATGTGGGCGTCATCGGCATGGACGGGCGGCACGTCTCCTATGTGGGGCCGTACGATCTCAGGGACAACAACTATTCCGATACTCCCTGGTTCAGGGAAGTGTTGCGCAAGGGCGTGCATGTCAGCGACGTGTTCATGGGCTACCGAAACGAGCCGCACTTCATCATTGCCGTGCTGCGGCACGAGGGGGGGCGCAGTTACATAGTGCGGGCCACCATTGATATGGACGCCGTGGTGGCTCTGCTGCGCCGCGTGTATTCCGGGCCGCACAGCGACGCGTTTCTGATCAACGCCAAGGGCGAACTGCAAACGGATTCGCGCTATCACGGCAAGAGCATGGATACGTTCGACGTTGCCCTGCCCGACTTGACGCGCAAAACCGTCGTCACCCAGTACCTCAAGACGCCCGAGGGGCAGGAAATGCTGGCCGCCGTGATGTCGCTGGAGTCCATGCCCTGGCGGCTTGTGGTGCTGGATGATGTGCGCGACAGCCTGCGGCCCTTGCGCCAGCTCAAGGCGCTCATCATTTTCTTTATGGTTCTGGGCAGCGGACTTGTCTGCATGGGGGCTGACCTCTGTACGCGGCGGCTTGTGGCCTCGTTGGAAGAGTCGGATCAGAAACAGGCCCATATTGATGCCCGCATGCTCCAGTCTAGCAAGATGGCGGCTCTCGGCAAGATGGCCGCTGGCGTGGCGCACGAGGTGAACAATCCTCTGATGCTCATTCAGGAAAATGCCGGCTGGATACGCGATCTGCTGGAAGACGAAAACGCGACGAGTATGAAAAATTATCAGGAAATACTCGAAAGTACTGAAAAAATAGACCAACATGTCAAAAGGGCCAAGGGGATTACGCAACGCATGCTGGGCTTTGGCCGCCGCATGAATCCGGGGCGCACCGAAATCCTCATCAATTCCCTGACCGACCAGGCTGCGGAGATGCTCAAAACCGAAGCTACCAACCGCAATATTTCCATTATCAGGGACTATGACCCGCAAGTTCCGGTCATCCTGTCCGATCCGGCGCAGCTTGAGCAGATATTTATCAATATCATCGACAATGCCGTTGACGCCATTGGCAAAAACGGCTCTTTGACCATTCGCACGCTTGCGTGGAAGAAGGGCGTTCGCGTACTGTTTACTGACACCGGCCCCGGCATGGATCAGGAAACCATGTCGCGTATTTTCGATCCTTTCTTCACCACCAAGAAGGTTGGCGAGGGAACAGGGCTTGGGCTGGCCATCTGCTATACCATACTTGAAAAACTGGGCGGGCGCATTGAAGTGCAGAGCCAGCTCGGGCAGGGCACCACATTCAGCGTAACCCTGCCGCCAGAGCCGCCGCAGCTGCCGGCGGAAGACGTGAGCGCGGTCTAG
- a CDS encoding PEP/pyruvate-binding domain-containing protein: MALLKYLRHWLGREQPSEPDPAVLAREEELKARLRERCARFRRLLSANKRALEAMSEVEDRLAGARPFGMDYVHAVSTRAVTAVFQMVRELNALSDNAYAALQDSFDRIRSEMESMLEEMPHQDGPLILHLDQISLNDLTLVGGKMANLGEVAAHAGLTVPDGFAVTVSAYYRFMEYNGLQSELNRRIQATDMQSLDEVFSLAAALQKSVLTAPLPPELEKSITEAVDAMRVKAGPGLKLALRSSAVGEDSLGVTFAGQYRSELNVPPEEACEVWKEIVASKYAVTAMSYRYQHGIPDDAAPMCVGVLAMVPAAAGGVAYSRDPVAASRGREQILLNAVPGLPQAVVDGVVTPDVYIFSRKVPPELLHKRLAGPEGTPPSLTDKQAADLAKVAIALEAYYTEPQDVEWALDAEDGRIVVLQSRPLREANSATEQSNIEHQGAGEETGEAFVLADLPAGLKVLAAGGVAVSPGVGMGPVFVARKEADMLSFPQDGILVVERALPRWAPLLSRASGLVSETGGMAGHLASVAREYQLPAVFSLPDACLLLREAGEATLDAGRCAVFAGRQPQLASTAVEPTNLMAGSPVHQRLQALSQLMVPLHLLDPDAPEFTPAHCRTLHDITRFCHEKSVLLMFEEEDAGASRRMGKQLRAGAKLQYWIVDMGGGFRHRVTGPIVDLDVIASAPMLALWDGMVAVPWAGPPAASAAGFMTIMLESTMKPELESTAPNSMANKNFFIISDNYMILQARYGYHFCTVESLAGEQSHENFVNFQFKGGAADRERRRLRARMVADLLEQYGFRADVKDDSVFAVAEGYSATETLMKTRLLGYLLIHTRQVDMIMLETERATALKNKMLADMESLSARPLLGRSL; this comes from the coding sequence ATGGCCCTGCTCAAATACTTGCGACACTGGCTGGGGCGTGAGCAGCCCTCGGAGCCGGATCCGGCGGTACTGGCCCGGGAGGAAGAGCTAAAGGCCCGGCTGCGCGAGCGTTGCGCCCGGTTCCGCCGTCTGCTCTCGGCCAACAAGCGCGCTCTTGAAGCCATGAGTGAGGTGGAAGACCGCCTTGCGGGCGCGAGGCCGTTTGGCATGGACTACGTGCATGCCGTCAGCACGCGCGCCGTTACCGCCGTCTTTCAGATGGTGCGCGAACTCAACGCGCTTTCCGACAACGCCTATGCCGCCCTGCAGGATTCCTTTGATCGCATACGATCAGAAATGGAATCCATGCTGGAGGAAATGCCCCATCAGGACGGCCCCCTCATCCTGCACCTTGACCAGATCAGCCTGAACGACCTCACCCTGGTCGGCGGCAAAATGGCCAATCTTGGCGAAGTCGCCGCCCATGCGGGTCTTACCGTGCCGGACGGTTTTGCCGTAACCGTCAGCGCCTATTATCGTTTTATGGAATATAACGGCCTGCAGAGCGAACTGAACCGGCGCATTCAGGCAACGGACATGCAGAGCCTGGATGAAGTCTTCAGCCTTGCCGCCGCCCTGCAAAAATCTGTGCTCACAGCGCCGCTGCCGCCCGAACTTGAAAAAAGCATCACCGAAGCCGTGGATGCCATGCGCGTCAAGGCCGGGCCAGGGCTCAAACTGGCTCTGCGCAGCAGCGCGGTGGGCGAAGATTCCCTGGGGGTTACCTTTGCCGGGCAGTACAGGTCTGAACTCAACGTGCCGCCGGAAGAAGCCTGTGAAGTGTGGAAGGAGATTGTCGCCAGCAAGTATGCGGTAACGGCCATGAGCTACCGTTATCAGCATGGCATTCCTGACGATGCAGCGCCCATGTGCGTGGGGGTGCTGGCCATGGTGCCCGCCGCTGCCGGGGGGGTGGCCTACAGCCGCGATCCCGTGGCCGCCAGCCGTGGTCGCGAGCAGATTCTTCTCAATGCCGTTCCCGGTTTGCCGCAAGCCGTCGTGGACGGCGTGGTTACCCCTGACGTGTATATTTTCAGCCGCAAGGTTCCGCCGGAACTCCTCCACAAAAGGCTGGCCGGGCCTGAGGGCACGCCACCAAGTCTTACCGACAAACAGGCGGCTGACCTCGCTAAAGTGGCCATTGCCCTTGAAGCGTATTATACCGAACCCCAGGATGTGGAGTGGGCCCTTGATGCCGAGGACGGGCGCATCGTGGTTTTGCAGAGCCGCCCCCTGCGTGAGGCCAATTCCGCCACGGAGCAGAGCAATATTGAGCATCAGGGGGCAGGAGAAGAAACGGGCGAAGCCTTTGTGCTTGCAGACCTGCCCGCCGGGCTTAAGGTGCTGGCTGCCGGCGGCGTGGCCGTAAGCCCCGGCGTTGGCATGGGGCCGGTCTTTGTGGCCCGCAAGGAAGCGGACATGCTTTCCTTTCCTCAGGATGGCATTTTGGTGGTGGAACGGGCTTTGCCGCGCTGGGCGCCGCTGCTTTCGCGCGCCTCCGGGCTCGTCAGTGAAACAGGGGGCATGGCCGGGCATTTGGCGTCGGTAGCGCGTGAATACCAGCTGCCAGCCGTCTTCAGCCTGCCCGACGCCTGCCTCTTGCTGCGCGAAGCCGGCGAAGCCACGCTGGATGCCGGGCGCTGCGCCGTTTTTGCCGGACGGCAGCCGCAACTTGCCTCCACAGCGGTGGAGCCGACCAATCTCATGGCTGGCAGTCCCGTGCATCAGCGGCTTCAGGCTTTGAGCCAGCTTATGGTGCCCCTGCATCTTCTGGACCCCGACGCGCCGGAATTCACGCCCGCCCATTGCCGTACCTTGCACGATATCACCCGCTTTTGTCATGAAAAGTCCGTCCTGCTTATGTTTGAAGAGGAAGATGCCGGCGCCAGCAGGCGCATGGGCAAACAACTGCGGGCCGGGGCCAAGCTGCAATACTGGATTGTGGATATGGGCGGTGGATTCCGGCACCGCGTGACCGGCCCCATCGTGGATCTGGATGTGATCGCCAGTGCGCCCATGCTTGCCCTTTGGGACGGTATGGTCGCAGTGCCCTGGGCCGGGCCGCCTGCGGCCAGCGCAGCGGGTTTTATGACCATTATGCTTGAGAGCACGATGAAGCCCGAGCTTGAAAGTACCGCGCCCAACAGCATGGCCAACAAAAACTTTTTTATCATTTCTGATAACTATATGATCCTGCAGGCTCGCTATGGCTATCACTTCTGCACAGTAGAAAGCCTTGCGGGCGAGCAAAGCCACGAAAATTTCGTGAACTTTCAGTTCAAGGGCGGCGCGGCGGACAGGGAACGCCGTCGGCTGCGCGCCCGCATGGTGGCTGACCTGCTGGAGCAGTACGGGTTCCGCGCGGATGTGAAGGACGACTCGGTCTTTGCCGTGGCCGAAGGCTACAGCGCCACAGAAACATTGATGAAGACGCGCCTCCTGGGCTACTTGCTCATCCACACCCGCCAGGTGGATATGATCATGCTGGAAACAGAAAGGGCCACGGCGCTGAAAAACAAAATGCTGGCGGATATGGAATCATTAAGCGCCAGGCCGCTTTTGGGGAGATCTCTTTAG
- a CDS encoding response regulator codes for MRALFVDDELEFLELMQKRLVRRGMEVATAPDGQTALNMVDEALAPGGEPFNIVVMDVRMPGMDGLETLRHMKQKAPKLPVLLLTGHACMGVAVEGLDLGAYDYMLKPVAISELIIKMEEAVRSAV; via the coding sequence ATGCGCGCATTGTTTGTGGACGACGAACTAGAATTTTTGGAATTGATGCAGAAGCGTCTTGTCAGACGCGGAATGGAGGTCGCCACTGCGCCCGATGGACAGACCGCCCTCAACATGGTCGATGAGGCGCTGGCCCCCGGTGGGGAGCCCTTTAATATCGTGGTTATGGACGTGCGCATGCCCGGCATGGACGGCCTTGAAACCCTGCGTCACATGAAGCAGAAAGCGCCCAAGCTGCCCGTCCTTCTGCTGACCGGCCATGCCTGTATGGGAGTGGCCGTGGAAGGCCTGGACCTTGGCGCGTACGACTACATGCTCAAGCCCGTTGCCATCAGCGAACTCATCATCAAGATGGAGGAAGCGGTTCGTTCCGCTGTGTAG